ttgatccagaatgctgcggcacgtgtgctgacaagaactagaagagatcatatttctccagtattagcttcGCTgaactggctccctgtaaaatccagaacagaatttaaaatccttctcctcacctacaaagcccttaatggtcaggtaccgtcatatcttaaagagaaaaggtttcagtcgtagtcatctggacactgttttcagaatcaagacgtttcggctcccatccggaagtcattctcaattgtgaaaatggtctgggaactcctccctgagggtagggcctaagcaacacagattagcttaaatttctgagttctcagaccatcttcacaattgagaatgacttccggatgggagatgaaacgtcttgattctgaaaacagtgtccagatgactacgactgaaaccttttctacgatggaacactcctggacaaatgagggactacacagtctcatatcttaaagagctcataataccttattacccgactagtacgctgtgctcccaggatgcagggttacttgtggttcctagagtctccaaaagtaggatgggagccagagctttcagctatcaagctcctctcctgtggaatcaggtcacagtttgggttcaggaggcagacaccatctccacattttagagtaggcttaagactttcctctttgataaatcttttagttagggctggcttgggtgagtcctgaaccatccctaaGTTATGGtgctataggtctagactgctgggagacttcccatgatgcacctctctccattggtatgcattcttatcccattactgcatgttacgaACTctgcatcttctctctcccgtagttttgtgctttcttgtctctctcctctctcctgttactttcagcaggtatttctgcctctggagctgcagagaccggATCTGCGATTTCAAGGCACCGtcttcctgctcgacaaccgctactacaattattattattgttagtcttattactattattcctatcactattagtattatgttattaatatgaatattaccactaccactacattattattatttttaaattctatgtggaatttgcattgtgctactgtattctctctctctctctcaattcaattcaattgggctttattggcatgggaaacagacgttaacattgccaaagcatgtatgaaataaaacatacacataaacagaagacgtgctattaaaatatatacaggtAGGTAAGATAataatgatatttaaaaaaaaatgtagacatgcagttaaaaatacaaataagtgaaaacatacacattgcaactttttttcattttgtcattcactgtccctcaggttgtggcatgctGATAGATATTaggcagcaagatatgccctgtctccttctcctaggagtatttttaattttgagagctcattagagttgaacttgttaaagtaaattaaatgttccttatttcactgaatgttgtacattgtaggaggaagtgcatatctgtctcaacctcacctgtccaacagtgaccacatattctgttttcttttggttgttATGATTTTTTGcatcttcctttttcgattaccagtttgtggtcactgagcctgtacttggttaggatctgtctctgctttctgtttctgacagtagagagatattctgccaattcatcatctctttagggccagataacattctgatctactttggcttttagtttcttctttccagtgttccaaataggtttctttacattgcattataatttgattggtgtttggaaagcattGTTGTTGTGACGCTGGTCAGaatgtgtctgagagggggcagttagtctcagcaccacttgaaatattgtgcaaaatTCTCTgtttattaatacttatattactgctgtgcaatatccactgcctcataatctggttaatctgctacactgaATTTGACAGTACTCGTtactgcactattacttatatttttacattgtattataccgtactatacttaacctgtaaatccacttttgtactttacactagctgttatactttatatccacttttgtacttaatttatcttagctgtattatattttgatttgcacatctcttatattttactagaaataattgtctcgttgcagacttaattatttctattctattagtactgacatgatagtgagcagctgaaacgaaagagtttcccctcggggttcaataaagtatttctgattctgatgtagtGCTTGTTCAGTAGAAtaaggtcatcagcgtaaaacagatTTCACCTCTCTATGTGGGAGgaagaggccaggagcagcataTTGATCCAACGGTACAGCAGGTTTATTTATATACGCATTTAATAAAGTCAGACATAAACTGCCGCCCTGACTAACACTTCTCTGGGTGAATCTCTCtcaaagttttgaaaaacaactttctctcaaaagaaaatacacaaaccaGTAATACAAATTCTCTCTCcctaaatacaaaacaaaaataagtgctatatatatatataaactcaAAAACTGACACAGAAAGAAGGCAcaatacaaagtaaaaataaaagactgCCTAATGTTACATCACATCACTGTATCCTCCACTGCAAGATAGCCATtcatttcatgaaaaaaaaaattaactgcaGTTCTTAAACtgcaaatgaaacacaaaataagtgTTCCAAATTCAAAGTCTGTGTCACTGTGTTAATTgttcaataaagtttttaattCATCTCACATTACAGAAGTTGAAACACCATCTAACTTCCATTACACTGCGACTTTAAGGTGCTACAGTTCAAGGTAAGGTAGAAAACACACAAGTGCAAATAAGCAAGaggacattttcagtatttgtaAGATATGGGATTGCCTGCGTGCATGAAACAGATGAAAATACATGATACTGTATGATAGAAATGTTTATGAACGCATatgtaaatgttattattactactattgtTAGTATTTCAAAATGTAGTACAGGAGATAAAGCACAGTTAAGTCCCTTTTAATCATTGTATATGATTCACTGCAGTGAAGTCTTGAAAGTTGAGTTTGTACGTGATGAAGCTAACAGGTAACAAGTGAAGgattagttgttttttaaagcaacagttAAAATCCCTGCAACTACATTCAGGCACACACTGATGGGAGAAAAgttagtttaaaaaacaaacaaaacagagtatAGAGACGTGCAACAGACAATACAAGACGTAACAATGTTCTGGGTGGCAGTTTCTAGATTTGCTAGTTATGGCTGCTAGGATACAACTAGCCCACCTATTTGTTGAtcccattaaaaaaatacagattttataaactgtaATGATCTCAACACCCCATGCTGGAATTTAGCATGAACACTTACTGAAGCACTTATGATTTGAGCTCTTGTTTTTATggaggttgaatgcacttattttAAGTCACTTTGGACAGAAGTGTCTGCCATGTGAATGCAATGTACTATGATGTAATTTATCATGTTAATATGAGGTACTTTCTCACCTACTAGCACAGTTAGGCCTGCAAAGTTTGTGATTGCCACAGGATTGACCATAGGCTGCAAGGGTAGAAACACAAATATCAGAAATTTAGtacttatatactgtatatagatggACAACATTACTGCACTGTTAACATTCTGGTGACTGATTTGATAATTACTTTTATCCATTTGACTTTATCAGCCTGGTGTAACTCTAGTTGCACTTGCTTTgcaatttttttcttaaaggcTGCTTGTTGTACTGCTTTGACATATTAATATAAGTGCAAAGAGAAATGTAACTCATGTCAAGGTGTACCAACAAGAAGGAAGTTCCTGATTCTACTTTTACTTGGCATTGAGATGGTGTGACAGTGAAATAACACAAACTTAAATTTGTAATCACAACTCCATTGCAAGTTGCTGCtcagattacagtttttcataGTTTCATGACAGGTGATTGCAGGATTGCAGGAAAGTGCATATTCCGCAGTGTTCAGAGGACACCAGTTCCACCACCACGGTAGCCCTCAACCTGTTCACCTGGTGCTATTTCAACCACCACTGGACGTCTCTCGTAACCAGAGGGAGGCTCACTGAAGTTTGGTGTCTCATCTTCATCCAAGTTGCCGCCTTTCATGTACCCAGGTGCGTCGTCATTCTCTGCTTCCATGAGATCACAAACACCTTCATCCTTGGTTGACAACCCCCCATTGTGCAGAAAGGGGTCAGGCTCAGTAGTAAAAGGAACATTAGGTGGGAATTCTTTCTCTTCTGTGGTTGACAGTAGAGGTGTGGGTGAGCTAGGCCCCACTTGAGGCACAACGATCGACTCTTGAACCACTCCAAAGGTCCACTGCTTCAGTCGACTCGTGATTGActttaaagacacaaaaaggaGTTGTTAGATTCATGCTGAAATTTAAAAACCTATTCCTTCATTGGGAATaaatttttatatgattttcaaacaaaataatttaaatgaggCTCATCAAATAAAACCAGAGTTGGTAGGATGAACATACTACAGATTGTGGTAAAGAAGTTGAGGGTCTGGTCCATTTTTGGTACACCATGAAGAAGACTCCAAAAGCAGCTGCACCCAAGGCCAACACAATAGCCACGATGATGTAGATGTAATCTAGACAAAACAGATgtaaaagtaaatacatttacagacagactaatagccacacacacatccttgtacttccatctttgtgaggactgtcattgacataatgcatttccTAGCCCgttaccttaaccttaaccataactACTAAATGGCTAACAATAACCAAATTCTAatctaacccttaaaaccaagtcttaaccttcaaacagccctttgatgttgtgaggaccggccaaaaggtcctcactttccaaaaatgacCTCCCTCTGTAGGTAGAAAAACGCATTTCAGttctcactatgtagcaagtacaagtacacacacacacacacacacacacacacacacagtaaatgttTTGGAGCCACTGGAACCTCTGACTTCACTAGGTACAGAAACATCTTAAGGTAACAACATTTCACTCTGCCTCGGCCTTCCCACTTTCAGAAAAGGAACTGCTTATTTGCTGCAGAAACCCTGAATCATGGTGCATACTCATATAGGGTAGCTGAGGTCTACTGTTATGGGAGTTtatatattaaagaaaaaattcaCCTTAAAGAATAGCCATTTGGTGATGTACCTTGCTTTTCCAGCATATCTTAGGTTTTAGGTTCTGTTTGGCTTGTTTTTCAACAATCTAAAACATCAAGTTATACATTGGGCTTCAGTTTCAGACCCTTCAAAGAGCTTTCTTCTAAACCCGTCATTTTCCACTCAACAAACCATAATTCTGCAAAGACATAACAGCATGACTTTTGTGCATCTAAACAATCTtgactggaaaaaaaagaatatttaataaagacattttactcaactGTTTGACCCATGTGATGTTATATCTAATGGCAGGGTGCAGTATTCTTGTGTGGCTTGAACTGCCATTTTCTCCAGCTCCCCCCTGATCTTCAGACAGTGTTTCTCCTGTGCAGCATCCACATCAAGCctttcctcacacacactctcctcacAATTGAAGCTGTAGTGTCGCTCCTTCTGCACGATCAACAAATAGTGAGAATCCTTTTCAATAAAACTTTACAGTGATACAGACAACGAATTTGTACAAACGTTGCACAATATTAATTGTATGATGCAAAATGAGAGAACAGTACACCACAATGTACACCATAATGGTAAGCAGTTGTACTGCTACTACTTAATAATACTACATTAACAGTAATATTTCCTGCTTCTGCTAAACCAACtataaacaatattattgttTGACTATATAATAATTACAAGAGGAAACTGACATAAATCTACAGCTTATTTCCTCTGCTGTTATTATTTCATCAATGTCAAACTTTAGAAGGTGTACAAGATGTGAAACTGTGTGCAGTCTGACCTGATTGATGATCACAACGTTGTACGTAAATACAGGTAGCTGTGTGCTGCTGAACTGTGCGCCGtgtcttttcatttttggaTTTCGATTGCCAGGCAACTTTTGGTGGTACAACAACCAGGGATGCGTGAAGCGAAACAGGATAGTGTCATCCTGTTGGGCAGTGACGTTAACTGGTGGGAGGTCCACAAAACCTGGAAACCATGGGAACCATCGCTTAGTCGTTAGTTGAATCTCAATTTCATGTTGGAGACTGAGGCATACTGAGATGATGAATGGCTAACCTTtactctgacattttatagtctCAGTAAGTTGGAATAGAAGTCCAAGACAAAAGTaattgttctgtgtcagatatTTGTTACAAAGTTATGTTTAAAGTCACCCTAAACACACTGAATGGATTTCCTCCTCATAAAACATTGTCAAAGTGTGTAGTTTACAGCCATGTTAACATCAGCTACcagtcttcttccctgcctttgcaGGTGCATCACTGCGTTTCTTGGCATGTTACCGGCACTAACTGTTgcatcagtggaatagtgtgaaactgTCAGCAGTAATGCATATCACGTTGCCCACATGGTCGTgcctgttttctttgtattttgtgcTATGTGCATCctcatgcatgtgcatgtgatacaaacaaaacgAGGACCcgcatttaaaaacaatgctcCATAGCTCTACTTGTGGTCAAAAACTGTCCACTTTTTTAAAATGGTGTTTCACTGGCAAAAATctatataaaagtaattaaaagacaaaaatatataaaaaggtgACAGCAGGTTGATGTATCCTATTTAATGCAACAATTTCCAGTATTGTTGTTAAGATTTTATTTGTGGCTTTACTTGCAAGTCATGTTTATATTTTCCTTTAGGATTTTGGAAAGGGATGGCAAATGGCTGTCAGGGGTCTTTagttcagactgaaatgtccCAACAATTAcgagatggattgccatgaaattgtgtacagacatttatggttcccAAATTactttagtgatcctctgacctttcctgtggcgccaccatgaggttgacatttgtggctctgattgaaatgtctcaacagctattggatggattgcctgAAATttaatacacacattcatgttcccctcaggatgacttgtaataactttggtgaacccttcacttttcatctagtgtcatgatcaggtcaaagttttaatttttccaaaactttggtttatgacgaaatacctgcaaaacaaatgacattgcCATCATCCTCaactgtgctttgtgttttagtgctaattagaaaatgttaggaTGGTAACActtaagatagtgaacatggtaaactgCGAACATCAGCGTgttaacatactcacaatgacactGCTAACATTTAACTCAAAGTACCACTCTGAGTAGGCaacagcctcatagagctgctggcatggctgtgCACTCtaagggtttttttctttttctatattttctgtGTTCAGGAGATGGATTATCAATTCTGTTTTATCCgactaaaaagtaaaaagtcctCATTGTAAGCTCGGAAAATACTGAAATCACTACTCACATATCTGATTTGCTGGAGAATCCTTGAAATAGCTGAAAACGATTCCATCAGGAGGGGCGTGTTCAGACTCATTCGGTCCAATCACAGCAGTTACAGTTAGAAAGTATTCATTATTTGGGTCAGAGAGAAATGACACATCAGCTTGACGAGTTGGTGAGTCCACCCAAACCACATTATGGGAACTGGAggaaaaaataagacaaagacCCGTCagacagaaagcctgcattacaaactgggggcatggagtttgaaagacgttAGTGTTAGCcagcatgaaatgaaaattatgGGAAATTTAGGAtcagcatttttggagcttgacccacacTAGAGACTAAAGGTATATAGTATAATATGTCTTCAGTAGTTTTCAACACGTCTATAAATAGTTTTAAGCctgctgtacatgtgtgtaaacAGTCaataaatgctttataaaaacacactgtaaattATTGTTAGGAGccaataataaatatgttaaatatctGATAACTGATCCacaattattaaattaaataatattatatgataaatgttttaaaataaagttttaagacTTAGTGTAGCATACAAATCACAATTGTACACTGTTGGTTTGTACAGTTTAAAGCAGAGATCATCTTAAAAAGTATGGTTTTAAACTGGAAGCAGGTAATGTGTAtaaatagaaacacaaacatatttatatatgaGCCGATGTTGACTCTGAATTTAAGCCCTGGCGAGAGTTGGTCGTAACTCCACTCCAGAACATTGTGCAGATTGCGGCAGTGGAGGGTCACGTTGGTCGGCGACTCCACTGTGgaaacagacacagaggcaTTAAATTTTGACACTgaacatctttaaaaacaccaaaacaaaaccatgaaATTAATATCAGACAGCCAAATTTTATGCTGTAGGTGGACCTCCCTTTTACCCAGAATGGTAGTAGCTGCAAAATATTGTCTAGAAATGTGTTGTTTGGAGAGCCATAGTCTGACAATAACAAGAAATGTCCTATCTGTACAGAAGAGCTTTCATGATCACTTAGGTAATTTACAGACTCTCAGCTCAACCCTCTTTGTCAATTAGTTTGAGTCTGCAAAGTAGTACCAAAGACTTCCCACTAGAGGGCACTGCATGAAAACTAGTACACAATATACTCCTGGTGAACCTCTGCCAATGGGTCTGTGTTTCCACACACAGTAGCCAACATAACTAAAATATACCATGAGCCCAAGAGCATAATGTCAGGAAATATTTTGGCTTTACACAGACAAAGTGCAGATACATATGACTTTATTTAAACTTGGCTGTGGGGAGATACAGGACAGAACTGCAGCTTCACTCCTGCAATAGATTCTTTCAATCTAATCTACCAGAAACGTTACATAACGACTCTTTTGATACCGACagagaaactgagaaaaaaaaaaagaagaaaaaagacatttcccAATAGCCTTCTCAGTGCACATACTTCCTTAAATCCAAAGTAGCAAAAGCAGAGCACAAAAAACAGACAGCGTTTTACCTTTAAGCCCCTTTGTAACTGATCCTCACTTCTTTATCGAGAGCATGTTTACACAAGCCTGACATGTCACCTATTACAGGAAGGATATGCTTCatagcacatacacacacacacacacacacacacacgattccTCTGCTTgctttgagttttgttttgttttttgaacaAAGCATCATAAGTTTATTTATATCACACCTTTCACAGACACCAGTCACAaagtcaaagaaataaaatctaaataagaTCATATAAAATCAATTTCaatcaaatcaataaaacaaagttaaaaacacCAGATAATATATACAAGTGGAACAGACATAAGacacaagttaaaaaataaaataccacatgcTACCTAAATGCCTGTCTGAACAGATGGGTTTTTAGCTGCTTTTTAAGAGTCTACAGAGTCCAAAGACCTCAGGCTTATTGGGAGAATATTTCAAAGTTTAGGGGCTGCTGTCTGGAAAGCACGATCTCCCCCGAGTCTTAAAATGTGTCCGAGGTACACCCAGACAATGCCCAACATGGCTATTGGATGCAGGCGCTGTGGGACAGGCTCTCTTCAGATCTCTGTCAATATAAATGGAGCCAAAGTGGTTTAAATGACTACATCAGCTCAGATGTGGCACACACATTATGAGATCATCACACTAATGACATTTTCTCTtgtgtgttaaaaaaatatataataaaggaggagaggaaagaagatgAAAGACAGGCACAAAAAATAAGGTAAAAAATATAGTagtgtttgtgatttttaatGTGTGAAGACTGACTTTGGCCTGGTGCGGCACTTTAAGGCATTTTAAAGTTCaataaagaagacaaaaaaggtGTCAATAAAGCTTTACTGAACACACTTCATGAGTCACCTCTTAtcatacatcttttttttttttttttaaaaagtacatttcagtttcatttcctCTATGCATGCACGTGATAACATACACCTACGCAAATACAGAGAGGCTAAAAAACAAATTGACATGtgagaagagggaaagagaaatcTCAGATGGAAGCATATGTACTGTAAAAAGACGTGATAACCGCAACAGTAAAGTTGGTCGCTGAGGGCTGTAACCACAAGCTAGCTCTAGACCCAGACTCACACTCTTAACCACACCACTTAATTTCACAATTTTGAAAGAAGACAAGCAGTTtgatacatatttatttaacacaagTTGAATGTGCAAGATCTTGTATGGTGGCAATAGAAAATATATCACTATGAACTTCCTCACAGCAAGTATTCAAATAAGTTTTACACATTAAATCACATCTGTGGAAGAATTTAGATTTACAGCAAGGACATATTCACAATCCCATTGCAATAATGCACAACTTTATGTATAGCAAACCAATATTTAATatacatatactatatatatttagtatagtatactaatatttaaattgacAGTTTTCAAAGCTCCTTTACAGTTGGTAAGTTAAGTTTACCCATTTAAAACTGGGGAACTGATTTCAATCAAccaattacaaaaaaaagtcagaatgtCACCTTTGGGAACGAACTAGAATTTACTAAACACTGAGCATGTTTATGAGTTTATATAAGTGAAGCAGATCGTAAGGGCCACCGTATGAATCCAGTTAACAGAAGCAACAGTAGCTGATGAGGCTGGCAGATTTGTGCATACAAAGCAAAAACCTCTTTCAGAAGCAGGAAGAGAGAGCAGATGCTATCAGACTTAAAAAGGATGCACTTTCAAGTTCATGAACATATATAGGTGCCCAGAGAAACGTTTATTTTGCATATAAAGTAAGAAGAGAAAGTCCCACAATGCAGGGCTCAACGCTGGCTGGCAACCACGCGTAAGCTTTTGGTTGCCAAAACTGAGTATAGTTATAGTGCAGTTATACGtcagcttaataatgaaaatgttttaaagctttattacagACATTTACTTCAGTCATTTCATTCAGTTTACCGAAAAAGTATGGATTCAATTTCTTAACTGTCAAGCTGGAACTGATAACTGCTCAATATGTCGTtagttgttttttcattgtccTTCCTCTCATGTTAAGGGTCTCCACAACACGCACTGTGGTGAACTAACTTTAATGAAACTCTATTCCAAGGTATAAATGAAAGCAAACTTGAAAGGCAAGGTGTGGATTTTCTCAGAAAGCCCCAGATATTGTGCCACAAGTTCTGCTATTGGATACGGTGACTCATCACAATTGTGTACATGATTAATACGTCAAGACTCTACAAAACAGGAGATGCCCGAGTCCAGTCCTATATAACAAACTGACTCTTCACTGTATAAACACACCTAGAACTTGTGAAAGCAAGTGATTACAGCTTGTAATCACTTACCAGAGGTCCACAGATATGCCCACAAGACTCCTACAGGATACAGTATACACATCATCACCACAATACACAATATCATGTCTCTGAATGACAGGATGTTGATAAAATCTGTCTCGCAAACTCTGCGTAGTTTCCATTCCCTCACCATGTAGCTACAGCACTCATCTATGCAGAAATACGTAGCATTTGACCTAGCATCTTGTGTGCAGGGCCCGTATTTATCAAGGGTCTCAGAGCAGGAAACACCTCCTTCCTAACTGGCCAAAAAATTCTCAGTGACACATTTTGGTCATAATTCTAGGATTAGGATTAAAAGCAATATAAACTTTCCCAATTTAGGAAATGACTCCTATCTCTGCCA
This region of Siniperca chuatsi isolate FFG_IHB_CAS linkage group LG11, ASM2008510v1, whole genome shotgun sequence genomic DNA includes:
- the ifngr1l gene encoding interferon gamma receptor 1-like encodes the protein MFLAKCPVFFFLIWSQAAAAHVESPTNVTLHCRNLHNVLEWSYDQLSPGLKFRVNIGSYINISHNVVWVDSPTRQADVSFLSDPNNEYFLTVTAVIGPNESEHAPPDGIVFSYFKDSPANQICFVDLPPVNVTAQQDDTILFRFTHPWLLYHQKLPGNRNPKMKRHGAQFSSTQLPVFTYNVVIINQKERHYSFNCEESVCEERLDVDAAQEKHCLKIRGELEKMAVQATQEYCTLPLDITSHGSNNYIYIIVAIVLALGAAAFGVFFMVYQKWTRPSTSLPQSVSITSRLKQWTFGVVQESIVVPQVGPSSPTPLLSTTEEKEFPPNVPFTTEPDPFLHNGGLSTKDEGVCDLMEAENDDAPGYMKGGNLDEDETPNFSEPPSGYERRPVVVEIAPGEQVEGYRGGGTGVL